One window of Erwinia aphidicola genomic DNA carries:
- the mdcE gene encoding biotin-independent malonate decarboxylase subunit gamma — translation MKKTITRGETWLQQLTAGASRLPGLCPSVQAADGELNGEAARFIAVVPDAANHYPRAAGGEVGLLEGWTLAKVVSEAVQQDAGKAGKRLIIAVIDVPSQAYGRREEAFGIHQALAAAAGAYAEARLAGHIVIGLIVGKAMSGAFLAHGYQANRLIAFNDPGVQIHAMGKEAAARITLRSVAALEKLAQTIPPMAYDIKNYHSLGLLEALLNIRQPDAPDEADVKQVQQALNDAVTAARRDPGLQCRLQAEHRRSSKAVRERMRAAW, via the coding sequence ATGAAAAAAACCATCACACGCGGCGAAACCTGGCTGCAACAGCTCACCGCCGGTGCCAGCCGGCTGCCCGGGCTCTGCCCATCGGTACAGGCTGCGGATGGCGAGCTGAACGGCGAGGCCGCACGCTTTATCGCGGTGGTGCCGGATGCCGCTAACCACTATCCGCGAGCGGCGGGCGGTGAGGTCGGGCTGCTGGAGGGCTGGACGCTGGCGAAAGTGGTCAGTGAAGCGGTGCAGCAGGATGCGGGTAAAGCAGGCAAGCGGCTGATTATCGCCGTGATTGATGTGCCAAGCCAGGCCTACGGCCGCCGGGAAGAGGCTTTTGGCATACATCAGGCGCTGGCCGCCGCCGCCGGAGCCTATGCCGAAGCGCGTCTCGCCGGGCATATCGTCATCGGACTGATCGTCGGCAAGGCGATGTCCGGCGCCTTCCTCGCGCACGGCTATCAGGCCAACCGGCTGATTGCCTTTAACGACCCGGGCGTACAGATCCACGCGATGGGTAAAGAGGCTGCGGCGCGTATCACCCTGCGCAGCGTTGCGGCGCTGGAAAAACTGGCTCAGACCATTCCACCGATGGCCTACGACATCAAAAATTACCACTCGCTGGGGCTGCTGGAAGCGCTGCTGAATATCCGCCAGCCGGACGCGCCCGATGAGGCTGACGTTAAGCAGGTGCAGCAGGCGCTGAACGATGCCGTGACGGCAGCCCGGCGCGATCCGGGTCTGCAGTGCCGTTTGCAGGCGGAGCATCGCCGCAGCTCGAAAGCGGTGCGTGAGAGAATGCGCGCGGCCTGGTGA
- a CDS encoding AEC family transporter, translating to MTYVIIHALAPIFVIMLLGFYAGKAGMVDNKNVVTLNIFVMDFALPAALFGATVQTPWQGIIAQSPLIVVLALTMWVTYAAIYFISTRYFHKSPQDAAVLTLTVALPNYAALGLPILGSVLGPGPATSLSVAASIACGSVLMTPFCLLILEREKARAAGHSQHGGIGMLPLLMWRSVTKPIVWGPLLGVVLSGVQLKMPDLVLAAIHPLGLSATAAALFLTGVILSARKLKLSRIVVISSLTTMLIEPFIAWGLVLLFGLHGRVAVTGILMIALSAGFFGVVFGNRFGVYSPDAEATLLISSLLCIITLPLFITLTAGL from the coding sequence ATGACTTACGTTATTATCCATGCTCTTGCCCCTATTTTTGTCATCATGTTACTCGGCTTTTATGCGGGTAAAGCCGGAATGGTTGATAATAAAAACGTCGTGACGCTGAATATCTTTGTGATGGATTTCGCCCTGCCCGCTGCGCTATTTGGCGCGACCGTCCAGACGCCGTGGCAGGGTATTATTGCGCAGTCCCCGCTGATTGTGGTGCTGGCATTAACCATGTGGGTGACCTATGCCGCGATCTATTTTATTAGTACCCGATACTTTCATAAGTCACCGCAGGATGCGGCAGTGCTGACGCTCACCGTGGCACTGCCTAACTATGCCGCGCTGGGCCTGCCGATCCTCGGTAGCGTGCTGGGGCCAGGGCCAGCAACCTCACTGTCGGTGGCGGCATCGATTGCCTGCGGCTCGGTGCTGATGACGCCCTTCTGCCTGCTGATCCTTGAGCGTGAAAAAGCGCGTGCAGCGGGCCATAGTCAGCATGGCGGAATAGGGATGCTGCCACTGCTGATGTGGCGTTCCGTCACCAAACCGATAGTCTGGGGGCCGCTGCTTGGGGTTGTCTTGTCCGGGGTGCAGCTGAAAATGCCGGACCTGGTGCTGGCGGCGATCCATCCTCTCGGGCTGTCCGCGACGGCGGCTGCGTTGTTTCTGACCGGCGTTATTCTCTCTGCGCGCAAACTGAAGCTCAGCCGGATCGTGGTGATCTCCAGCCTTACCACCATGCTGATCGAGCCCTTTATCGCATGGGGACTGGTGCTGTTGTTCGGGCTGCATGGGCGTGTTGCCGTGACCGGCATTCTGATGATTGCGCTGTCGGCGGGTTTCTTCGGCGTGGTATTTGGCAACCGTTTTGGCGTCTATTCGCCGGACGCGGAAGCCACGCTGCTGATCAGTTCGCTGTTATGTATTATTACCTTACCGCTATTTATTACGCTGACTGCAGGACTCTGA
- a CDS encoding malonate decarboxylase holo-ACP synthase — protein sequence MTYTPHDLVWIRHSQALTGDLPAWVSSQWRSALPLVVRRDSDENGRVPVGVRGLRREERAAGWVAAADIEHVQNPEAFSSVERLLASPFVSQQPVQAAIQLAQQRWWWPWGITGSVGYALATEVPVLSATSDLDLLIRCPHPAAETELRRWQAFVSQLPCRVDTQVETPYGAFALNEWLRDGQVLLKTNLGPRLTAQPWSSP from the coding sequence ATGACTTATACGCCCCACGATCTGGTCTGGATCCGCCACTCGCAGGCTTTGACGGGCGATCTGCCCGCCTGGGTCAGCAGCCAGTGGCGCAGCGCGCTGCCGCTGGTGGTGCGCCGCGACAGCGATGAGAACGGGCGTGTCCCGGTTGGCGTGCGCGGGCTGCGGCGCGAGGAGCGTGCGGCCGGTTGGGTGGCTGCCGCTGACATCGAGCATGTACAAAACCCGGAAGCGTTCAGCAGCGTGGAGCGGCTGCTGGCCTCGCCGTTTGTTTCGCAGCAGCCGGTGCAGGCGGCGATCCAGCTGGCGCAGCAGCGCTGGTGGTGGCCCTGGGGCATTACCGGCAGCGTCGGCTACGCGCTGGCGACCGAAGTGCCGGTGCTGTCAGCGACCAGCGATCTCGACCTGCTGATCCGCTGCCCGCATCCGGCCGCGGAGACGGAGCTGCGGCGCTGGCAGGCGTTTGTCAGCCAGCTGCCGTGCCGGGTCGATACCCAGGTCGAAACGCCGTACGGTGCCTTTGCCCTCAATGAATGGCTGCGCGATGGTCAGGTTCTGCTGAAAACCAACCTTGGCCCGCGCCTCACCGCTCAGCCGTGGAGTAGCCCATGA
- a CDS encoding triphosphoribosyl-dephospho-CoA synthase yields MSLQRQLAASPAEHYAQRLADLASACLLDEARLTPKPGLVDQRGSGAHRDLTLALMERSALSLRPTFYALALHSWQRPADIALRQRVGLLGRAGEAQMMQETGGVNTHRGAIWALGLLVSAAAMCGGMGDAQQIVTCAAALAQLPDDAAPKQFSKGQRASARYQVPGAREEAQRGFPHVIHLALPQLWHSRQQGADDSAAQLNALMAIMTSLSDTCVLSRAGMNGLTAMQQGARAVLAAGGSHQPAGRQALAQLDAKMLALNASPGGAADLLSAALFLDRMASGRPEKKVVPYNAR; encoded by the coding sequence ATGAGCCTGCAGCGGCAGCTCGCCGCCTCCCCGGCTGAACATTATGCGCAGCGGCTGGCCGACCTGGCCAGCGCCTGCCTGCTGGATGAAGCCCGGCTGACGCCTAAACCCGGCCTGGTGGACCAGCGCGGCAGCGGCGCACATCGTGACCTGACGTTGGCGCTGATGGAGCGCTCGGCCTTAAGCCTCCGCCCGACGTTTTATGCGCTGGCGCTGCACAGCTGGCAGCGCCCGGCGGATATCGCCCTGCGTCAGCGCGTCGGGCTGCTGGGGCGCGCAGGGGAAGCGCAGATGATGCAGGAAACGGGCGGGGTGAATACCCATCGCGGAGCGATCTGGGCGCTGGGACTGCTGGTCAGTGCGGCGGCGATGTGCGGCGGCATGGGGGATGCTCAGCAGATCGTCACCTGCGCCGCCGCACTGGCGCAGCTGCCGGATGATGCCGCACCGAAGCAGTTCAGCAAAGGGCAGCGTGCCAGCGCCCGCTATCAGGTACCGGGCGCGCGGGAAGAGGCGCAGCGCGGATTCCCGCACGTGATCCATCTTGCGCTGCCGCAGCTGTGGCACAGCCGCCAGCAGGGGGCCGATGACAGCGCAGCGCAGCTGAATGCCCTGATGGCGATCATGACCTCCCTGAGCGACACCTGCGTGCTGTCGCGTGCCGGGATGAACGGCCTGACGGCGATGCAGCAGGGCGCCCGTGCGGTGCTGGCAGCGGGGGGAAGCCATCAACCCGCCGGAAGGCAGGCGCTGGCGCAGCTGGATGCAAAGATGCTGGCGCTGAATGCCTCACCCGGAGGTGCGGCCGACCTGCTGTCCGCCGCATTGTTTCTTGACCGGATGGCTTCGGGACGACCGGAAAAGAAGGTCGTCCCCTACAACGCCAGATGA
- a CDS encoding oxalate decarboxylase family bicupin, with product MKPITRRGFMAFAAGGTVALAAGSVHAHDNKITAQPWNGKMGGTDPGPHDPIREAENPDIVNPPATDSGTLPNLRFSFSDAHVRKGSGGWTRQVTQRELGISTTIAGVDMRLNAGGIRELHWHKEGEWAYMTYGRARITALDTDGGWFVDDVGVGDLWYFPPGMPHSIQGLGPDGCEFLLAFDDGNFDEDSTFLLSDWFKHIPPEVLAKNFGVPASTFDRLPSPSDEYIFAGEVPGALSADAMSGAKRSTLQFSHRMMAQKPITLKGGTVRITDSSTFKISKTIAAALVELEPGAMRELHWHPNNDEWQYYLEGQGRMGVFASSGQARTFDFRAGDVGYVPFAMGHYIENTGDKPLRFLELFKSDYYADLSLNQWLALTPPALVKQHLHLDDAFMAALNKSKTPIVD from the coding sequence ATGAAGCCTATTACACGTCGTGGTTTTATGGCCTTTGCCGCCGGCGGCACCGTGGCCCTGGCAGCAGGCAGCGTCCACGCCCATGACAACAAGATTACCGCCCAGCCGTGGAACGGAAAAATGGGCGGCACCGATCCTGGCCCGCACGATCCCATCCGCGAAGCAGAGAACCCGGATATCGTGAACCCCCCTGCGACCGATAGCGGGACCCTGCCCAATCTGCGTTTCTCCTTCAGCGACGCCCATGTGCGCAAAGGCAGCGGCGGCTGGACGCGCCAGGTCACTCAGCGTGAGCTGGGGATCTCCACCACCATTGCCGGGGTGGACATGCGCCTCAACGCGGGCGGCATCCGCGAGCTGCACTGGCACAAAGAGGGGGAGTGGGCCTATATGACTTACGGCAGGGCGCGCATTACCGCGCTGGATACCGACGGTGGCTGGTTTGTGGATGACGTTGGCGTGGGTGACCTGTGGTACTTCCCGCCCGGTATGCCGCACTCAATTCAGGGGCTGGGGCCGGACGGCTGCGAGTTCCTGCTGGCCTTCGATGACGGTAATTTCGATGAGGACAGCACTTTCCTGCTTAGCGACTGGTTTAAGCATATTCCCCCGGAGGTGCTGGCGAAAAACTTCGGCGTGCCCGCCAGCACCTTCGACCGGCTGCCGTCGCCGTCAGATGAGTATATTTTTGCCGGCGAGGTTCCCGGCGCGCTGAGTGCGGATGCGATGAGTGGGGCAAAGCGCTCCACGCTGCAGTTCAGCCACCGAATGATGGCGCAGAAACCGATAACCCTGAAGGGCGGCACGGTGCGGATTACCGACTCCTCCACCTTTAAAATTTCCAAAACCATTGCCGCCGCGCTGGTCGAGCTGGAACCGGGCGCGATGCGCGAGCTGCACTGGCACCCGAACAACGACGAGTGGCAGTACTATCTTGAAGGTCAGGGGCGCATGGGGGTATTTGCCTCTTCCGGCCAGGCACGCACCTTTGATTTCCGTGCCGGCGACGTCGGCTATGTGCCGTTTGCCATGGGGCACTACATTGAGAATACCGGCGATAAGCCGCTGCGTTTCTTAGAGCTGTTCAAAAGCGATTACTATGCGGATCTGTCGCTCAATCAGTGGCTGGCGCTGACCCCGCCTGCGCTGGTGAAGCAGCACCTGCATCTGGACGACGCCTTTATGGCTGCGCTGAATAAAAGCAAAACTCCGATCGTCGACTAA
- a CDS encoding biotin-independent malonate decarboxylase subunit beta produces the protein MRNDRSFIELNARQRARLLLDEGSYRELLDPFDGVMSPWLAAQGVVPQADDGMVVAKGTIDGQPAVAIAIEGAFQGGSMGEVSGAKMAAALELAAEDNRNGTPTRAVLCFETGGVRLQEANLGLAAIADIHAAIVDLRRYTPVIGIIAGTVGCFGGMSIAAGLCSTLIATREARLGLNGPQVIEQEAGIDEYDSRDRPFIWSMTGGEVRARSGLVDTLVADGQQAVKNAMRAALAKGIPAQHRSQRWQEYLPRLTQFDSRQQADAQRITQLFSRED, from the coding sequence ATGCGTAACGACCGCAGTTTTATCGAGCTTAATGCCCGCCAGCGCGCACGACTGCTGCTGGATGAGGGCAGCTACCGCGAACTGCTCGACCCGTTTGACGGCGTCATGTCGCCGTGGCTTGCTGCGCAGGGCGTCGTGCCGCAGGCGGATGATGGCATGGTCGTGGCAAAGGGCACCATTGACGGCCAGCCCGCGGTCGCCATCGCCATCGAAGGGGCTTTCCAGGGCGGCAGCATGGGCGAAGTGTCCGGGGCCAAAATGGCGGCCGCGCTTGAACTGGCCGCAGAAGATAACCGTAACGGCACGCCAACCCGTGCCGTACTGTGCTTTGAAACCGGCGGCGTGCGCCTGCAAGAAGCCAACCTCGGGCTGGCGGCGATTGCAGATATCCATGCGGCAATCGTCGACCTGCGCCGTTACACCCCGGTTATTGGCATCATCGCCGGGACCGTTGGCTGCTTTGGCGGCATGTCGATAGCCGCCGGGCTGTGCAGCACGCTGATCGCCACCCGCGAAGCACGCCTCGGGTTGAATGGTCCGCAGGTGATAGAGCAGGAGGCGGGGATCGACGAGTACGACTCCCGCGACCGGCCGTTTATCTGGAGCATGACCGGCGGCGAAGTGCGCGCGCGCAGCGGGCTGGTGGATACGCTGGTAGCGGATGGCCAGCAGGCAGTAAAGAACGCCATGCGCGCAGCGCTGGCAAAAGGCATTCCTGCGCAGCATCGTTCGCAGCGCTGGCAGGAGTATCTGCCGCGCCTGACGCAGTTCGACAGCCGCCAGCAGGCGGATGCGCAGCGGATTACACAGCTCTTTAGCAGGGAGGATTGA
- the mdcH gene encoding malonate decarboxylase subunit epsilon: MKVLFTFPGQGPQRPGMLQQLPQGDALLDRASEVLHEDARALDGAQALQHTRAVQLCLLITAVAHAHALQRQGVEADITCGLSIGAFPAAVVAGALAFDDALRLVSLRGALMEQAYPQGYGLTAIVGLEQQQLEPLLETGCYLANINAPQQLVIAGSDALMAQVADKALAAGAQKVHRLAVSVPSHCALMAAPAAKLAAAFNRLTLQRPRCAYLSGSSARVLWQPQQIADDLAQNMARTVRWHEAMVAANEREVGLAIEMPPGAVLTGLTRGPLSRGEAIALEQGGLLLARRLVARIKP, encoded by the coding sequence ATGAAAGTGCTGTTCACCTTTCCCGGCCAGGGGCCACAGCGCCCCGGGATGCTGCAACAGCTGCCGCAGGGGGATGCGCTGCTGGATCGCGCCAGTGAAGTATTGCATGAGGATGCCCGAGCGCTTGACGGTGCGCAGGCGCTGCAGCACACGCGGGCTGTGCAGCTGTGCCTGCTGATTACCGCAGTGGCGCATGCGCACGCGCTGCAGCGGCAGGGGGTGGAAGCGGATATCACCTGCGGCCTGTCGATCGGTGCGTTTCCGGCGGCGGTGGTTGCCGGGGCGCTGGCGTTTGACGATGCGCTGCGGCTGGTGTCGCTGCGCGGCGCGCTGATGGAGCAGGCTTATCCGCAGGGCTACGGCCTGACGGCCATTGTCGGGCTGGAGCAGCAGCAGCTGGAACCGCTGCTGGAGACGGGCTGTTATCTGGCGAATATCAACGCGCCGCAGCAGCTGGTGATTGCCGGTAGCGATGCGCTGATGGCGCAGGTAGCAGACAAAGCGCTGGCCGCCGGGGCGCAGAAAGTGCATCGGCTGGCGGTGAGTGTGCCTTCGCACTGCGCGCTAATGGCCGCTCCGGCGGCTAAGCTGGCGGCCGCCTTCAACAGGTTAACCCTCCAGCGCCCGCGCTGTGCTTATCTCAGCGGCAGCAGCGCCCGCGTGCTGTGGCAGCCGCAGCAGATCGCCGACGATCTGGCGCAGAACATGGCGCGTACCGTGCGCTGGCATGAAGCCATGGTGGCGGCGAACGAGCGGGAAGTCGGGCTGGCGATTGAGATGCCGCCCGGCGCGGTGCTGACGGGGCTAACGCGCGGGCCGTTATCTCGTGGGGAGGCGATAGCGCTGGAGCAGGGCGGGCTGCTGCTGGCCCGCCGCCTGGTGGCGCGAATTAAGCCTTAG
- the mdcA gene encoding malonate decarboxylase subunit alpha, which produces MISTPSPRVWDTRRREKQRRIASLGLNHKVLPTDDLIPMLEKLIAPGDRVVLEGNNQKQADFLSRSLAEVNPQKIHDLHMIMPSVGRSEHLDIFEKGIARKLDFSFSGTQSLRISQLLEDGLLEIGAIHTYIELYSRLYVDLAPNVALIAGFKADRKGNLYTGPSTEDTPALVEAAAFHDGIVIAQVNELVDDECDLPRVDIPGSWIDFVVVADRPFFIEPLFTRDPRLIKQEHVLMAMLAIKGIYAEHQVQSLNHGIGFNTAAIELLLPTYGEQLGLKGKICRHWTLNPHPTLIPAIESGWVESVHCFGGELGMENYVAARPDVFFTGADGSMRSNRAFCQMAGQYAADMFIGSTLQIDGLANSSTVTKGRLSGFGGAPNMGHDPHGRRHATAAWLAMINEPDPLARGRKLVVQMVETFQAGAKPTFVEKLEAVDVAKASGMPLAPVMIYGDDVTHVLTEEGIAYLYRAKTLEERRAMVAAVAGITDIGLGADAKRVAQLRREGKVAFPEDLGIRRTDASRSLLAAGSVADLVEWSGGLYQPPAKFRSW; this is translated from the coding sequence ATGATATCCACCCCCTCTCCCCGCGTCTGGGATACGCGCCGCCGTGAAAAACAGCGCCGTATCGCCAGCCTCGGGCTGAATCACAAAGTCCTGCCCACCGACGATCTTATCCCGATGCTGGAAAAACTTATCGCGCCCGGCGATCGCGTGGTGCTGGAGGGTAATAACCAGAAGCAGGCGGATTTTCTCTCCCGCTCACTGGCCGAGGTTAACCCACAGAAAATCCATGATCTGCATATGATTATGCCGAGCGTGGGCCGCAGCGAACATCTTGATATCTTTGAAAAAGGTATTGCCCGCAAGCTCGACTTCTCATTCTCCGGCACGCAAAGCCTGCGCATTTCCCAGCTGCTGGAAGATGGCCTGTTAGAGATCGGCGCGATCCACACCTACATCGAACTCTACTCGCGGCTGTATGTCGATCTCGCGCCTAACGTGGCACTGATCGCCGGATTCAAAGCTGACCGTAAGGGCAATTTGTATACCGGGCCGAGCACCGAAGACACTCCGGCGCTGGTCGAGGCCGCCGCCTTCCATGACGGCATCGTGATTGCCCAGGTCAACGAACTGGTGGATGACGAATGCGACCTGCCGCGTGTCGATATTCCGGGGTCGTGGATCGACTTCGTGGTGGTGGCCGACAGGCCGTTCTTTATTGAACCGCTGTTTACCCGCGATCCGCGCCTGATTAAGCAGGAACACGTGCTGATGGCGATGCTGGCGATCAAAGGCATCTATGCCGAGCATCAGGTGCAGTCGCTCAATCACGGTATCGGCTTTAACACCGCCGCCATTGAGCTGCTGCTGCCAACCTACGGCGAGCAGCTGGGGCTGAAGGGCAAGATCTGCCGTCACTGGACGCTAAACCCACACCCTACGCTGATCCCGGCGATCGAGAGTGGCTGGGTGGAAAGCGTGCACTGCTTCGGCGGCGAGCTGGGGATGGAAAACTACGTCGCCGCGCGCCCGGATGTGTTCTTCACCGGTGCCGATGGCTCGATGCGCTCTAATCGTGCTTTCTGCCAGATGGCCGGCCAGTACGCGGCGGATATGTTTATTGGCTCCACGTTGCAGATTGATGGGCTGGCTAACTCCTCGACGGTGACCAAAGGCCGCCTCTCCGGCTTTGGCGGCGCGCCCAATATGGGGCACGATCCGCACGGCCGCCGTCATGCCACGGCTGCCTGGCTGGCGATGATCAATGAACCCGACCCGCTGGCACGCGGCCGCAAGCTGGTGGTGCAGATGGTGGAAACCTTCCAGGCGGGCGCAAAACCGACCTTTGTCGAGAAGCTGGAAGCGGTGGATGTGGCGAAAGCCTCCGGTATGCCGCTGGCCCCGGTGATGATTTACGGCGACGACGTCACCCACGTGCTGACCGAAGAGGGCATTGCCTACCTCTATCGCGCCAAAACGCTGGAGGAGCGGCGGGCGATGGTGGCTGCGGTCGCGGGCATCACCGATATCGGCCTCGGCGCCGACGCGAAGCGCGTCGCGCAGCTCAGGCGCGAGGGCAAAGTGGCCTTCCCGGAAGATCTTGGCATTCGTCGCACGGATGCCAGCCGGTCGCTGCTGGCGGCGGGCAGCGTCGCCGATCTGGTTGAATGGTCCGGCGGTCTCTATCAGCCACCGGCAAAATTCAGGAGCTGGTAA
- a CDS encoding LysR family transcriptional regulator: MKIDSDITFRKLEIFIAFMSRGNLARTAEALGISSVSVHRALHSLEESVRCPLFIHQGRNLVPLPAAQTLWEYSQEALDTLSRGVEETRKAAGIGQGHIRLGTLYSLTLETIPKLIMGMKLRRPDLEMELTMGSNQLLTTKLEDGYLDAILIAVTPGEIDYSRFEMLPLFDDDIFLAAPAASGLDTSFPADLRDFRQQKFVSLAEGFATWQGFQEAFNVAGYEPDIVTRVNDIFSMLSLVQAGVGYTLLPGRMKKVYENSVQLLPLAEPYQMRQNIAIVFERNREHDPNLLALVAEGRMYSRQRQQTKA; the protein is encoded by the coding sequence ATGAAAATCGATTCGGATATCACTTTTCGTAAGCTGGAGATCTTCATCGCCTTTATGAGCCGTGGCAACCTGGCACGCACCGCAGAAGCGCTGGGGATCAGCAGCGTCAGCGTTCACCGCGCCCTGCACAGCCTGGAAGAGAGCGTGCGCTGCCCGCTATTTATCCATCAGGGACGCAACCTGGTGCCGCTGCCCGCGGCGCAAACCCTGTGGGAATACAGTCAGGAGGCGCTGGATACCCTGTCGCGCGGCGTGGAGGAGACGCGTAAAGCGGCGGGTATCGGCCAGGGGCATATTCGCCTGGGCACGCTCTACTCGCTGACGCTGGAAACCATTCCGAAGCTGATTATGGGGATGAAGCTGCGCCGCCCGGACCTCGAAATGGAGCTGACGATGGGGTCGAATCAGCTGCTCACCACAAAGCTGGAGGATGGCTATCTTGATGCCATTCTGATTGCGGTGACGCCTGGCGAGATCGACTACAGCCGCTTTGAAATGCTGCCGCTGTTCGATGACGATATCTTTCTGGCGGCTCCGGCCGCTTCCGGGCTGGACACCAGCTTCCCCGCCGATCTGCGCGATTTTCGCCAGCAGAAATTTGTCTCGCTGGCGGAAGGATTTGCTACCTGGCAGGGCTTTCAGGAGGCGTTTAACGTTGCCGGATATGAGCCGGATATTGTCACCAGGGTAAACGATATTTTTTCTATGCTGAGCCTGGTGCAGGCGGGTGTCGGCTATACCCTGCTGCCGGGGAGGATGAAAAAAGTGTATGAAAATTCGGTGCAGCTGCTGCCGCTGGCGGAGCCATACCAGATGCGCCAGAACATCGCGATTGTCTTCGAGCGCAACCGCGAGCATGACCCCAACCTGCTGGCGCTGGTGGCGGAAGGCCGCATGTACAGCCGCCAGCGTCAGCAAACTAAGGCTTAA
- the mdcC gene encoding malonate decarboxylase acyl carrier protein, with protein MQQFTFSFPASRQLSGRALAGVVGSGDMEVLYIASDSDLLQVDVTTSVDNSAARWQALFNRLSSLGALPAGQMTIHDFGATPGVARIRIEQVFEEVADA; from the coding sequence ATGCAACAGTTCACGTTTTCATTTCCGGCTTCGCGCCAGCTCAGCGGTAGAGCGCTCGCGGGCGTGGTCGGCTCCGGCGACATGGAGGTGCTGTACATCGCCAGTGATAGCGATCTCCTCCAGGTCGATGTCACCACCTCGGTGGATAACAGCGCTGCACGCTGGCAGGCGTTGTTTAATCGCCTGAGCAGCCTGGGCGCACTGCCCGCCGGGCAGATGACCATCCACGATTTTGGCGCCACGCCCGGCGTGGCGCGCATCCGCATTGAACAGGTATTTGAGGAGGTCGCCGATGCGTAA